The genomic segment TCCCTTTGAAGAGCATCGTCGCTTCTGCCAGGACACGCGATGCCTTTGCGGGCGAGAGGAAATCTTGTACAATCGGGATGCAAACTTGGGATATGtccaaaattaaaatataattaaaatatagGGCATATACCGgatttattgtttttgtaataAGTTCTCTAACAACAAAGTAACAGTTATAactttgttcttgttgttgttgtgttaatCCAATCGATATTTCTTCAGTCACTCAGTAAAATAATAGCGATGACAAACAATCGATCACGTGCTGTCTATATCGAAAGTCACGCCCTCAAATATATTCTGATGCTGAAATAACAAACGCTCGgttttcagtcacattttgATTTTACGAACATACCAGGTTATTTCATAAATGAACTGCTTGTTCAGGTGTGCTGGGGGTAATATTCATATTAAGCATATTTTAATGATGTGAaaggcattttattttattatttgtgtattttattagCATATTGTTACAATTAACCACCgtcacatgttgtttttttccaatttaaaaaaaaagaagaagcaaatACTAGTTATGGTAATGAAGAGAACAACCAAGAGAGTTAGTTTTTACTCAGAGGCACCAGAACAGGTTCATGAAGTCATAAACTTTACTACATATTTTGAATGTGACAGCAATACCACAAAGTGTCGAATATGACGAAATTAGTTGCCCTTTAATCGTCGTTTGAGTTAGAATAAACATTTATTAATACCTCattaaattaaatacaaattagatttttaattattttatttatttatttattactaaaGTAATTTattctttaatattttaatttaaaacaaaacaaagataaattataaatcaatacttttaaatgaattattaatcagttaataaatacttaaaaacGATTTCACAAAAACtcaataaaaaagtaatttcagAAACCATTTTCAAATTCCAAATTCATAAAACAGATTTCAAAATCTTCTTTTAAAATACAGCCTTCCATACTTCCAATCCGTTAAGATATTAAGATGTTTaacattttcatcttttttgttgttgttgttgttttatttgcttGCTTTGCAACTTTCTAATTAATATTTTCAGACGGTCTTTGAACGCACCCTATGTTTCAAAAAGCAGCAGCTGGCAGAGTCCTCTCACTTGACTCACAAAGAAACAGGAGTACCTCCATTAACATTGTAGTAGTATCTTATTATGACTGCTTTGTTAAAGTATCACCTACCAGATAAACCAGTGTTTACGACACGCGGTGAGCCGTTTCACACCTGTGCTTATCTAAACGCTTAACTGCACCTGTGCTGTTCCGCGCTGAGTAAAGAGCTTCGCAATCGGGTTTGACCGTCCCTCGCCGGCTTCCGTAGTTCACTGAGGAAACATGGCTTCACGCACAAGCAAGACATTTCTGTCTCTAGGTCGAAAAAATATCCCTCTCCTTGGATTCAATAAATCTTCCGGTAAAGTCACATATGCAACGGCTCTGTCTATAAATTCTTCTTCTGGAAATAAAGGTGAGTTTTACTGTCGCTATAAGGGAATTTATGCCAATTCAAAACCATAGCTGCAAGCTAAGCTAACTGCATGAAGTGCTGTTATTAACAAGAGTAGCTATAGCACCTCCTGTGTAGACTTCTGCAGCATCCAAACTTTAGTGACTAGTTACACGAAAAGCGGATTTGTCTGGTGACCATGTCTGGATTGTTGAAAGTCTTTGATGTCCTTTTGAGCTTCCTATATCTGTTTTTGCTTCACCATGTGTCTGGGCTGTCAGTGACCACACTGCTCATCAGAATCCACCGAAAGATAGACACTTGCTATAAATTATGGCAGATCAtcattacaagaaaaaaaaaagtctccctTGCTCTCGCAAAAAGATGTGTAGGCACAGTAGCAGCAGAAGTACAAAGACAGATATTTATAGACGGTCTGTGAACGAACCCTAGTTATACAGATTAATAGAACATCCTGGATATTTGACCCCTACTACGGCTGATCAGGAGGCTCGTTTATCCACTTTTTCATTCCACTCCTGAGAAAAGAGAGTTAATGCCAAGGTTAACTAAAACCAAAAAAGTAAAGGTAGATTTGGAAAGAACGTTTCAGTTAACTAAAATCAAATTaaccaaaataaaagtaaaaactagattctatatttatttatatagctccaacTGTCAACAATGGTTTCAccaagatgctttatattgcaaggaAAGACCTTACAATTATTAGAGAGAGAATCTCAACAATCAGGCAagctcctatgagcaagcgctttgcaAGAGTGGGAagaaagaactcccttttaacaggaagagtaGAACCAGGCTAAGGGAGTGGCAGCCACCTGCTATGATACATTGTGGGGCTAAGGGGAAAGAAGAGATAAAATAATAGTGAAAGTAACAGCAAAAGATGGTCCTAAACTTTAATTACCTCTGCCGAggaggttatgtttttggtagCGTTTGCATGGCAGTCTGTCTGTAAACACGATAGTTCgaaaagttttgaatgaattttgataaaactttgtaggggtGTAGAGCAGAGACATGTTAATCCACCAATGTCTTCAAGGTCAACGTAATGATTTATTGATCAAAAATTGAGAAAAAGCCTTATAATGCAACAACTGAATCTTACAAGTGTGGTATGTCTTGTCAATGTATAGCAAGTGCTgtataaagattttaaaaaaaattgtcacatttgacctctgaccttttctTCAAGGTAGATTGTTTTGAAGGTTAGTGTGATAATAGTGCTATATCTAGCTATTTAAAATGACAGCTTTTCAGACTGATGAGAGAATGTTGGCATGGGATACTTTTTCAGTATAGTTtactcattttgtttttattttgttatgttcAGTATAATAACAAGTTATATTCAAGTACATTTACATACATGTAGAGTGATAATAAGAATAATTTTTAGGAGAAAAACTCAGTCAAACACCTTTTTCATTTGATATTTATTACTTAAGAATTAAATGAATGCTACACATTTACTTTATCCACATAAGAAATACATATactaaatttatttaaaagcaaAGGTAACTGAGTTCTTGGTTTAGTGGTTTATCTGTGCATTGACAAACTGAATTAAGAGCAAAAAAGCACAAATGAAACAAAGGTCCTGCATACCAAACCTACTGTTTGTTAAGGGTATGTGATCACAGATAAAGTTGCTAGATGTAGTCTGATGGTTGACAATGTTGTAACATTTACTCTATTTGAGTGTTTTCATAACAATAAAATGTATATGATACTTTATTTTAGGCCTTCCAGACAGAGGTGGTAGAGGATCCTTTGTTCGAAGGCCCAGAAGAGAAGTGAGTGTGCAGCTTTTATCAAAACTGAGTGTAACACAATGCATGCACTTTGAATGATAGGATGAAAAGTTGCCATTGTGGCTATACAACAACCACCACAAAAAACCAATACATGAAGCCATATACACACAGAGGCacgattttttttcctcatggtTTCCTTTGCACTCTGTGTGGGGTTAAAGGCAGGGGAGCCCAGGACAGGAAAGATGCCAGTGGATCAGGACTGGACTGCAGTTTATCCAGCGGCGGCGCCCTTCAGGCCAGGATCCGTCCCCCTCCCTGTGAGGATGGGGTACCCTGTGAAGGGGGGCATTCCTCCAGAGAAGAAAGGCAATTTGGAGCTAATCAAGGTCAGACCTCATTACTTCCAGCATACACACAGAGGCTctaaagaaaacaacattttctcCTCAGATAAAGTGATAAATGTGCACAAAGTATGAATTAAACTGATAAAGAATGACAGAACAAATGGTTTTGTGATTAActgaatgattatttacacaacATTTAGCCGCACACGTTTGACTCTGGGCTGTATCTGGATGTATTCTCTTTGTTTATCTTTGATGCTTTGAGTTAATTGAAGCTGGCGAGTGCTCCTGCAGTTCCAGTTGAGCCCTTTTTGCTCTCCTGCATGGCTTTAGTCGCTGTATCTCTGTGCCCGGATTACTGAGCTGCTATGTCCAGACACCAGCTGCTCCATCTGGACTCAAGCCACTTGCAGATCCGCTAGTTTCACCCATCACAGCTGGATATCTGCAGCATAACAATATTGATTTCATTCTCTCAGCTCATCATGAGGAGCTAAACTGCTGTACGTCCCTTGGTTACGCTtggtgatttgttttttttcttttttaattataagTCATAGATGGGTTTTTGTGTAATCACTTGCCACGACTGAACCCTAAGTTTACTTTGGTGTCAGTATAGGATAATTTGTATAATTGTTTGTCTTATGTAATATCCTTCACTCAAAGGATCAAGCggattttgtttttcactttgtttaCCATGCCCTTTAAAAGCAGTGGATTCTGCATAATTCActgctgaatgttttttttagagCATTATGTGTTTGAAATGTGTCACTTCTGTTTTCTGGGATGTAGATATTTCTGTAACTACTGTCCAACATTTTGGCCCATTGATTTATATATTATAGATCTTACAGTTTCCAGCATTTACATTGGATAGCATCtatatgtttgtgttttactttaTGAATGAAAAGATGAGCAATCCATTTTTAGGGGCATAAAGAAACTCAACCTTTTTATATAATTTGCCCATATTTATAGCCTTAAACCATTTGATTTGCTTATCTTTCAGATCCAGACCTTTATCTTGAAAGGTCGGGTTCAACCAACTTATTCTAATATACACTTTATGGATCCTCTTAATATGATTTGTACaataagttttttttgttgttgttgttgtttccagGCTTTTATTTCCACCATTACTATTTATGCAGATCTGAAAATGTGCAAGTAGTTCATAAtagtaaaaatatgaatatgtGAAGGATGAGCAAAAAGTTCCaccaataaaattttaaaaacggAAGATATCTGTATTTAGGGGCACCACAGTGAtgtagtggttagcactgtcacgTGTTCAAATTCTGTTCTGCTACTCCAACGTCCTCCATTAATTAAATCAGAATAAACACTTAACACCTCCAACAGGGGTTAAGGGTGAAGCTGGTTTGAACTTGGTTTTGATATATCGTATTCAAAAGAATGGAATTTAGAGGGCCTTTGTTTATTATCActttaggctacgttcacactgcaggcgaaagcgcatcaaatccgatttttttttttgaccctatgcgacccatatccgatcatggtatgacagtgtgagcggcacaaatccgatattttcaaatccgatctgggtcactttcgtatgtggtactgaatccgataaatatccgatgttttagaaagcgactgctgtttgaacggccatgtcgcattaaatccgtcttttacgtcattgacacaagacagacgccaattatcagcgccggagaagacatcgcgaacgcttcctggccatccagtgtagatgtcagtgaaactgttgggaagacaacgttggagaaacgtgaacattttatttgtactgcataatctgcagattctgacagaaatctgcaactatcctttgaagcaccgctcctctctaaaactgcaataaggatcattattaggttatttacattattatgtaaataacttaaagcaaaaattgggaaacgtaaagtctgaagtctttatattaaaggccatcagtcaaacaatattgtttgctctgggcgcgttgtgtgtgaagtcttcttttgcgcatgcgggccgctttgagcgttcacactagagcgtgTTTGCTgtggcattttatttgtagtgtgaacaagcagacaaaaaaaatcggaattgagcattaagacctgcagtgtgaacgtagccttagtggCCTCCCTCTGCAAGCGGAGTGTTGTGGTGGATCAGTGAGCATAATGATGTGCCTTCAGTAGGAGAAAAGGGTATAAATCATCCATTCATCCAGACGTCATCTTCAGCTTATCTAATTCAGTGTCACAAACAAGCTGGAACttgtcccagctgtcatagggcaagaggtgggttacaccctggacaggcaGACAGCGGAGCTGATcagtatagattttttttcttttcagactgATACCGAtatttgatgatttaaaaatcCAATATTCTAATATATTGGccgatatttttttttcctttttttctcctttccttcAGGCGCACAAAAGATTAAACAAAAGTTATCACTagatatatataatatattatattacatagATATTCATAGTTCATCACTAGATAATGTAACAATGCAGTTTAAATACAGGGAAGTTACAGAGTGCCCCCTAATGGACAAACTGTGACACATCAACGTTTATCCCCACCTCtgcttttactttttacattttcatttttggcCATTGTAAATGCCAATACCAATTTATTGGCACAAAGCTAATATGGACTGATAACATCAGGCTTTAGTGGTTATTCCCGTGCAGGCCTGACAGACAGCCATTCATACCTACAGCAATTTAGTATTGCCAAATAATGTTTTATGCATGTCCTTGTACTGTGGGAGGAAGATAAAATACCAGGAGAGAACGCCACAGGCGCAAGTAGAATATGCAAGCTCCACACAGTGAGGCTccacttgtattttttttatttaagttaTCTTTTGTGTCTGGCATTTGTTAACGAGTTATATTTGATTGAAAtcgactcactgcctctgtcAGTTCAGTCGGCGGTCCCTGATTCCTCAGTTCAAAAAATAAGTTATAATAAATGTGGATGACTTGATTTATTGGCCAAACATTGGTGTTAGCTGatattctttttgtttattgccACTGGCCCGTCTGTGGTTCACGTGATCTTCACTAATGTCAGCAGCTAATGCTTATCTGTGATGCAGAATTCATTTTGTAGCTCTTACATCTGGGAGAGATTTGAAGGCTTGTGTTCATTTACAGATAGATGGAGGTTAAAGTCCCTGAAAACGGTTCTTACTCATTCgcaataaagattttttttaatctttcaaaCAAATATGGGAATGCctaataaaacagaaacaaaataaaccaagaaaaatcacctttttttaaacatctgtaCCAACTCAGCGGTTTAAAATCGAATCATCCGGCTTTTCTTGGTACCATGTTCATGTTTTATCAGTAAACTGCCTTCAACTGCATCTTTCAGCTTTTTGTTGATGTTCTAACTTCTTAACACATACTGTCTAGCGCCCCACTTGCTTGCAAATCAGCTGATACAGCATCAGAGGTTTGCTTTTGAACAGTCACGTGAAATGGGTGATGATGTTTATGTCTAAATATAATTTAAGCTCTGTTGTAAAGGTCATGAACTGTTTGTCATTAAAGAGAAACGCAACAAATCTTTACTGCTTAGTGTTTGGCCTATATCCCCTGTGCCATCACTGTTCTATAGATGAATGATAGTTTATAGAGATTGTAATCATCCAGATCATACTCAGCTGTTCTAAGGAGCTCAGCCTTGGTAGTAAAGAAATCTATTCTAGTATGTGTGCAAATATAATATGACATACGGTGCTGTGATCAAATATGTGCcccttcctgttttctttttttgcgaATTTGTCACACtttcatgtttcagatcatccaataaatttgaatattaggaaaccacaacaaatataaaattgatgtttttaaatgatgatttcattaaGGGGGAAAAGTTACCAAAAAGGTAAGTACCTCCTAAACCCAATAAGTGGATACGACACCTTTAGCAGCAGGAACTATAAGCGTTTATAATAACTGGTCATTGCACATTGCCAtaaattcagccacattggagaTTTCTTAAGGAtgaacagcctgtttaaggttatgccaaagcatctcaatcagatttaagcctagactttgactgggccacctcaaaccttcattttattttttattttttttttacaattcaGAGATGGACTCACTGGTATGTTTTTGGCTTGTTATTCTGCTGCATAGCCTCAGGGAACAAACTGATGGCCAGACACACTCCTTCacgattttctggtagagagcagaattcatgatTCCATCAATTCCGATAAGACATCCAAGTTCTGATGTAGCAAAACAGCCACACATCATCACAGTAcaaccaccatgcttgacagttggtatgatgttcttttaattttatgccaGATATAACAGGACTCAAACCTTCTAAAAAGTTCCACTTTTGTATTGTCAGtctacagaatattttcccaaaagtcctTTGGGTTAATCGAGATGGGGTTTTTTCAGCAGATGAGACCAgggtttgtgttctttttggtcagctgTGGTTTTCACCTTGTAACTCATTTTTtggtctctttcttattgttgaatcatgaacactgaccttaactgaAGCAAGTGAGCACTGTAGTTCTTTAAGTCTTGTTCtgggttattttgtgacctcctggatgagtcgttGATGGACTCCTGGACAAATGTTTGTAGGCCAGTCACTCTTGggtttttctccatttgtggataatgactTAACTTtcgtttgttttattttttgtttggttttttttagcctacttcactttgtcagaaaGGTTCTGTTCAAGTTAACCCAACTTACCCAAACCCaaatttaaaaactacattttgtatttactctggtTATCTTTGACTAATATTGTTTGATCTGAAGCATGTAAGTGTGGCAAATAtgcaaaagaacaaagaaatcaGGCAgtgggcaaatactttttcacagtttgCAGACTTTCTGATTTAACAGTTGGCCAAGAGAGTGAAATCAAGAGGGGGAAAGTTTGtcacatttctctttttctctgtttcagaTACCAAACTTTCTACATTTGACACCAGCAGCCATCAAGAAACACTGTGAAGCTCTGAAACGTAAGTTCATATTTTAGTTATTTAGTGAGAGAAaagcagtttctttctttcattattgttcagcagcacatttaaatgCCTTTCTTTGCTATCAGCTTTCTGTACAGAGTGGCCCTCTGCCTTGGAGACTGATACCAAGTGTGATGAGCATTTCCCCATTAAAGTAGAGAGCAAAGAGTATGTGTCTGCTGGCCCTTCTCTCAGAAACCCTTCAGCTCGTATCGTCCATCTCAGAGTGAGTTTTGCCATTTTTGCTTGATGCTgactttaactgtgttttgttAATGTACAGGTGATCAAAAACCTCACATGGAAAATGAGATTAAAGATTTACAGGGATACATAATCACCAGCTGACATCATGTCTGTCTGACTTCCTAGAAAGATCTTCATCGTCTAGTGACCTAAAATCTGCAAAATGATGCTATCGAGTCAACAGAGAGATTAGTCTTTGGTCATTACTTTATATTTCCTGTGCCAAGGCTCTGTTAATATTCTTGTTAatttttatgggttttttgGCAACTTTATAGTTTTCAATGAAAAaagtcactttttaaaaaaatatttgctgAGACATTTTAATATTCCTTTTAATCCCCTCCCAAAACTAATCCATCAATATGCAGTCCTTCCTTATGAGCACGTCTCTTTAACTTAACTGCTAGAAtcaattaaataaatgtaataaataacgCCCTCTTAATTGTGAAGTTACTGGGCCTGTGTTCTATTTTACAGGGTGATGTTAAGggtagaggagagaaaaaacacatcTTCCTTCAGCTGAACCCTGACAAACAAAGCTGTTG from the Oreochromis niloticus isolate F11D_XX linkage group LG7, O_niloticus_UMD_NMBU, whole genome shotgun sequence genome contains:
- the mrps35 gene encoding small ribosomal subunit protein mS35; this encodes MASRTSKTFLSLGRKNIPLLGFNKSSGKVTYATALSINSSSGNKGLPDRGGRGSFVRRPRREAGEPRTGKMPVDQDWTAVYPAAAPFRPGSVPLPVRMGYPVKGGIPPEKKGNLELIKIPNFLHLTPAAIKKHCEALKPFCTEWPSALETDTKCDEHFPIKVESKEYVSAGPSLRNPSARIVHLRVKLSSLNLDDHARKKMIKLVGERYCKNTDVLTIKTDSCPLRQQNYDYAMYLLTVLYHESWKTEAWEAEKTVADMEDYSWEDSPSQKNILDVLLRMKVAGEGDGEEVRQQLLGRKDVQDYKDSVTRLKNEGESESSMLQYKEAVKKVFNM